Within the Pangasianodon hypophthalmus isolate fPanHyp1 chromosome 19, fPanHyp1.pri, whole genome shotgun sequence genome, the region tagagaatataatataataacagtagagaatataatataataacagtagagtatataataaaataacagtagagtatataatataataacagtagagtatataatataataacagtagagtatataataaataacagtagattatataatataataacagtagagtatataatataataacagtagagtatataataaagaacagtagagtatataatataataacagtagagtatataataaataacagtagagtatataatataataacagtagagtatataataaagaacagtagagtatataatataataacagtagattatataatataataacagtagagaatataatataataacagtagagaatataatataataacagtagattatataatataataacagtagagtatataatataataacagtagagtatataataaataacagtagagtatataatataataacagtagagtatataatataataacagtagagaatataatataataacagtagagaatataatataataacagtagagaatataatataataacagtagagtatataataaaataacagtagagtatataataaataacagtagagtatataatataataacagtagagtatataatataataacagtagattatataatataataacagtagagtatataatataataacagtagagtatataatataataacagtagagtatataatataataacagtagattatataatataataacagtagagaatataatataataacagtagagaatataatataataacagtagagtatataatataataacagtagattatataatataataacagtagagtatataatataataacagtagagtatataatataataacagtagagtatataatataataacagtagagtatataataaataacagtagattatataatataataacagtagagtatataatataataacagtagagtatataataaagaacagtagagtatataatataataacagtagagtatataataaataacagtagagtatataatataataacagtagagtatataataaagaacagtagagtatataatataataacagtagagtatataatataataacagtagagtatataatataataacagtagagtatataataaagaacagtagagtatataatataataacagtagagaatataataaataacagtaaagaatataataaaatctagtagactaCTGGTTCTTGAGATAAGGGACAAAACATGTTTTAGATGTtagtttataatttttaatattacattaattagAAATGGATGTATTTGTAGACAAAGGTCTCAGCTAATAAACCATGTGAGGGAACAGGTTTTTATGAAAATGCTTTTTCTGAAAATTGACGTTTCTTCACTTCATAACTTAATCTGACTCCGTCAGACGCACTAAAACGCCTGCAGTTTTACTTTGATCCAAACACCAAGAGTGTAAAGTCTTCAATTATGGAATAATGGTGTTCAATAAAGGAGCTGAGTGATAAAATACATTctctacatttatttctgttttcacacCATTATGAAAAATCCAATTCCTAATTCCTTCATTCTCTAGCCTCCTTTTTAATATTACGCGTATATAACCAACATTCTTAGACAAATAAGACATCATATCATGTAGTTCAGTTAGGGGTTTAATGTATTAACACAATAAATTGaacatttaagaataaaatatttctttcaaaataaacaaaaaccttCATGTGACAGTGTTGAGAATTACTGACGGTGTTGACAAAGAACCAACTGAAGCTACAACAGATTAAGTtctaacaaatattttttcaaacagCTGACTGACAACATGTTAGAAGAACTAAGTAATTTTTGATATTTCTTTAATTCAACAATTGAGTTTTGTAATTGTATTATATTCAGGTTCCAGAGTCCTTCCAGTGGTTGGCTTTTCTCCTTGTAGCAGCACGTCTCATTCTGGGTCTCCAGTGACTCGCTGTAGAAATACAAGAACCTGATGTTAGGTTCAGTGTAATGGTGAGCATTATTATGGGACACCTTGTAGCAGTAACACGAATCTTCTCGATTCTGTGGGAATACAAGGCATCTGGAGCCTGTTTTTAAACTCTATcaattagattttatttgtgtctgAGCTTCAGCACTGGGCAACAGGCGTCGGACATGTCGGCTCTCTGTGAAGTCCATTACATCAGGAGCTGTGCTGTAGAGCTGCTGTGTACGGCTTGATTGGAGTGGAGATGCCTTCCCCGTTAGCTTCAATACAAGTCGTTGATTGGACAGAAACAGACATCCCTCCTACCATGTTTTGGGTGAGCATTTGCTGCTGGACCATGAGGGTGCAGAAACTCCACTTTTACATCCTGGTGCTCAGTGTCCACATGGACGGCCTTTGCTAGCCACCAGTGGTCATCGTACACCACTGCAAGCCAGTCTCCTTCCTCAGTGCTGTCAAGAGCAATGTGTGGAATGATACCTTCAGGACCTTTCAGCAGCTGCTCTTCCATCTCCTCCGTTtccttctccatctcctccatcaGTATGGCTAAAGGACCTTTCTTTCTGGCCCTTGCATCAGTCTGCTGTACCCCTGTGCAGCCGAGTAAATAGAAATCAGCCGGGGTGAAACACTGGCAGTCCAGTGGCTCTCTGCAGAAACATGACAGTTGTCTGTAGCGGACACTATTTTGATGCGGGATGAACAGGGGCCCGTTTCAATAAGCAGGTTCTACCAACTCTGAGTTTAAACTTGAACTCTGAGTTGACTTACTCTGAGATGGGAAACTCTGAGTTTTCGGTTACAGAACAGCTGAAATGAGTTAGTTCAATCAACTCTAAGTAGGTTGACTCTGAGTTAAGCGCGTGCACCACGACTATAAAAAGGCATGATCAATAGAGTGCAGATATTATgagtcaccatggcaacagcacctgaaaaaaaaGAGGTCTGCATATTTCTCCCCAGCCGAACTGGATGTGCTTCTGCAAGCGTATGGCGAGTACGAGCACAtatttcgaaaaaaaaaaacccaacgcAGCTACAGcggcgaaagagagagagttagcTTGGGAGAAAATAGCTGCTCGAGTCAATGCGTAAGTTTAAGTaatgtaattactgtaatttaattttcactTGAAAAAGTAAGGGATTACTCTTAATGTTTCTGTAATTTAATGGTGATGCAATTACATTaaatacagaatttttttatgaaataaaagtgCAGTTTTGTGTCTATCCTTGTATTGTGGTTGAGGTTGATATGGGATTTATAAAGCaattagtaataaataatcCAATACTTTTTAGGGAgagtaattatcacattaatctacttttttttttagagtaactTACCCAACACTGCTGTAATAATATCATAAGTGAAGCTGGAAGAACAGTACATTATTGAAcctaattttaattttcatgtaGCTGCAATCCTGCAGGCATAAAAAGAATGTGGCAGCagctaaaaatgaaatataaaaacataattaagaaataaagaCGACCAGATAAATTATTGTGATTtgtattgattcattttgtttcttttgtggGTGCTTGTTGATTAATCTGAGAAGAAATTGTGGCATATAATATCTCCGACTACCCTTCCGTCCTGGAAATCTGCAGGGTGGATGGGGTCTTCCTCAGGGTCTTGTATTGTTAGGGTTttgctgggaatcgaacccgggtcgCCGGCGTAGTAATCCAGCAAAGCCCCACTAGGCCACCAGGGGAATGACTCAGGTGCAGAGGAGTGAAGCGAGAGTaagtaaaggaaacagtttattaattaaaatccaACATCCaaggcaaaaaataacaaaagtataatccaaacgctcagaagatacaagggaaaaaaaaataaaaaatccaaaagtgcACAGTCCAAAAATCAGAAAGAAGAGGCAAAAATCCAAACGCTCAGAAGATCCAACAACAGCAAATACAAAGTCCAAAAAGTCCACAAGAAAGCAAAGtaccaaaacaacacaaagacatAAGTAAGGAACACGGAACAGAGGTTACTAGTCTTAAACATAACAGCACAAAGACTCCGTGACAAGAGGCCAAACTGAgggggtataaatacacaaacaaatcaagggggcaaactgaaaacaggtgtaaGTAATGAGGACGAGGCGGGGCACAAggcacatggaaaaacaaaaacacaaaacacggaAGCAATAGCGGCCTCTAGAGGCCAAGATAGTCCAAGTCCTAACATGTAGGGCAGGGTGTTGCTCCTGTAGCGGTTTTTCCTCTGCGTTGtgttattttcatgttaataaaAAGATTTTCCACACAAATCTGGTCATGCCAAAGGTGATTTAATTGCAgcgccttctctctctctctcctctgtgcggtaaaacacaaacagagaagTACTGTTATCTGCAAACCTTTCTCTTTTGCCTCTCCTCTCTAGTGACATCGCAGGAAagagcacgcacacacacacacacacacacacacactttacaacacacatacacattatatataataatacaaagtgtaaataataataatactaacaaTAATTAGTTCTTATAATTAACATGTCAtccttatataaaataatttaaaacagcaTTACAATGTTTCTTGGATGCCAATTAACACACCTGTGcagtaaaacacaaacagacaagTACTGTTATCTGCAAATCTTTCTCTTTTGCCTGTTAATCACAAAATACATGTTTAAGTACACCAGGTAGtcaagcacaaaacacacaatgatGCAATGGCCATCAtattaataaagtatatatCTATAGTATgctaacaaaatatatataattatacattttatatgttatttatCAATGTACATCTATCTATACACATTATTTAATCGAAATGTTAGCCGCTTATCCGCTAACACATCTCTCACTCGTGACGCACACACCAGGCTGCCATTTCACGCAATATACTATTCACCCATTAACAGCATTCAAATCAACTTCATTTAACAGATTTAACTAATGGACAAATATACACATGGAATACTTTTTCACAGTTGATCTTTTAAACATGACATGAACGCCTATAAACCAATTCAACATCAGATGAACGGACCTCGTGAAATCGTACCTCTCCTCTCTAGTGACATCGCAGGAAAGAGGACGACTTCCTATTGCGCTGCGATTTGTACCTCTCACCTGCGTATGACGTCAGCCGACGTGCATACTGTGACTATTACCTTTAATAAGAGTGCACACCcttctttcaaaataaaataccccctaacaaataattattaaaaataaaataaaataaagtaaataactaaaatttATAATCTGGTGTAACAACATAACCCTGCTACACCCATGCCCACTGTTTTACACCAGATTATCAGTTTTAGCAAATTAACAATGTCACTTATTCTGAGATCACATTAGATCTGTTCAGTTCTCAACTGTCCCTTCCGAGATTAAGGTAATCCAGGGGTAGCTAATCCCCAGATTACCCATAGAAAACCATGCCTTTTACATAGTTCAATACATGACATCAACAATTGTACCCATAAAATGTACATCATCCAAAATATGTagtcaacaaaaacacaaaacaaaatgttccaACAATTTATCAACACTTAACTTTCATTCAACACTTTAAATTACATGAATTGCATGTACTCTCCGTGTAGACATTGACTGTATAAGCCTGTTAACTGGCTTAATGCGTCTCCCAAATCTTGACCTAAAACCATCTTGACCATTTGATTGTCTTACACTCTTCTGATCTCGCTCACTTGACACTGTCGTAGGAGTTTCTGTAACAGGTGGATTATCATGCTCATCAACTTTGGAAGCACACTCATCACCACCCAACGAGAAGTTCGATCTTCACTCCGAGTTTGATTATCTTCATCACAAGAAGCACAGACAGAGGAAATTTCAACACTGTCATCGCTATCACTGCCTTCATTCCAAGCGGGCACCGGCAGGAAGTTGACAGGCATCAACAGATTATGATGTACCGTCTTGATTTGACCTGTCCCAGGGTTTCTTATCTTATACGTGTTCAAAGTGTGACTTTTGCCCACAACAACATATACCACCCTCTCCCATCAGTCCGCTAGTTTCCTTTTCCCACGTTCCCCTTTATTCGCAAGAAGTACTCTGTCACCCAACTCAAGAGAATGCCCTTTTCCTTTACGGTCATAATACTCAGCTGGTTTAGTCTGTTGGCGTTTGGCATGTTCTTGAGCGACTGACATTGCTTCCCTCAAGTCTTTCTTAAGTGACTGAACATACTTGTGAACATCAACGGTCTCATTATCCAAGATGACACTTTCAAACAGGACATCCACCGGTAATCTTGGTGTTTGTCCAAACATCAAGAAAAACGGCGGATACCCAGTGATGAGACCATCTTGTACAATTGTACGTGAAAACAAGTGTGTTCAACATCTGCGGCCACTTAACTTTGGATCTCGGAGGAAGCGAACGGATCATATCACCCAGGGTACGGTTAAATCTTTCCGTTTGTCCATTTCCCCATGGGATGATATGGAGTAGTGTGCGATTTTCTCACACCAGACAATCTCAACAGCTCAACCATCAAAGAGCTCTCAAAGTTAGTACCTCTGTCGGAATGTATGCGACCCGGGAAAAGAAAAACTTGTACCACAGAAAAACTTCTTCTGCAGTTTGGTTTGGACACACATAAGCGCAGGCAAACTTTGTGAAATGGTCAGTGACCACTAACACATCGACCGACTTGTTGTCAGAATCCTCCGCTGACCAAAAGTCAAGGCACACCATTTCTAGTGGAGCACTTGTCTGAATTGACACAAGTGGAGCCCTTGCCTCAGGCTCAGGTCTTTTACTCAAAACGCACCTTTCACACTCATTAACGTATGTCTTTATGTCTCCCTCCATAGACTCCCAGAAGAACCGCTGTCTGGCCAACCAGAGGGTGCGATGCTGACCCTGATGACCAGCGTTATCATGCACACCCATCAGGACAGTACTTCGAAGAGCTGTTGGCACAACAAACTGGTAAGTCTGTTTCTTAGACACCGGATTCTTTGAGATTCTATAAAGAATACCCAACCTCAAGGCAGGGTTACCCCACTGCCACAAAATTTTCAAAGTTCTTTTAGACTCATACACTTTTTCTCTGCGAGAGGGCCGTCTTCCTCTCTCCACAAAGAATTTcactctgtcaatcacaggatCTTGACTTTTCCAGCAATTCATCATGGGTAAGACTACCCAGTTGACTCTGCTCTACGTCCGCCAAGCTCTCTAAATGCTGCACATATGCCATACTCCTAATGGCTGCACCATGCTCCCAGCACTGGTGAGATCGAAGAACAGCTGACAAATCTTGACGAGAGACTGCCCCAGTAAGGTAAGTGGACCCAACATACACATTTTCACCACCATCTGTATGCTCTGAGAGTCCATCAAACTGCCTTCGTTCACATGAAAGATGGAACATATCCTGCACCTGCTCGACAGCAACAGACTTGGCCTCATGCAGCAAAATGTCGTAAGGTGTTCTAGTCAATCTATGCAGAATTCTCGAAGTCGCAAATGGCTGCCTGCTTAACGCGTCTGCCACCACATTTTTTCGGTCCGGGAATGTATTGAATGTCAAAATCATACGGCGACAGCTTCGCTACCCACCGCTGTTCACATGCATCCAGCTTGGGTTTTGTGAGAATGTACTTAAGTGGGTTATTATCAGTCCACACAGTAAACCTGTGTACCCTGAGCCAATGACTGAACTTATCACAAATAGCCCACTTCATCGCCAAAAACTTAAGTCTGTGTGCTTGGTACTTTGACTGAGCATGATTCAAAGATTTTGACGCAAACGCAATGGGCCTTGCCACAGCACTCACCAAGCCCACTAGTTGAGGCATCCGCACACAACAGAAATGGTTTCGAAAAATCTGGGCGAGTGAGCAAAACCTGACTAACCAAGGCAGTCTTCAAATATTCCAGGGCTGCCCTGCAGTCATCAGTCCAATCTGATGGAGAAAGAGTACGACTTCCCTTCAGCAGCTTCACTCCTCTCCACACCCTAGGTCTTTTCTGACCTGTCAAAAGCTGAAACAAGGGTTTAGCCACCGAAGAGCAATTCTCTATGAAGTGCTGGTAGTACACCACCATGCCTAAAAAGGACCTGATTTTACTCGCTGTGTAACACCGTCATTCTCCATCAAATCTTTCTCAGCTACACTCACAATGGCTTCGATTTTTGCTTGATCACTGGCGACCCCTTCTTCAGACACAATATGATCCAAAAATTTTACTGACCTCCTCAAAAATCTACATTTTGAAGGAGACAGTTTCAAATTGTGGTCTTTCAGACGCTGAAACACCATCTCGAGCCTTTCCAAACTCTCCTCTTCAGTCTTCCCGAAAACTAACAAATCATCCAGATAACACAAAAGGCTTAAGAAATTCTGGTCACCAAACACAGTCAACATCATCCTCATAAATGTTGCTGGACTGTTGCTTGAGGCAACCGATTATATTTGTGGAGCTCCAAGGGTGAACAGAAAGCAGTGAATTTCTTATCATCTTCGTGTAATGGAATGTTGTAGTACCCGGAAGTCAGGTCCATGGTGCTAAAGTATGCGTTCCCACTCAAAGCCGCCAGCACATCAGCTTGGTGAGGAAGGGGGTGAGCATCCTTCACTGTGCGTGCATTCAGCCTTCGGAAATCAGTGCATATCCTTAAatcaccatttttttccccacactaAGACCAATGGCGATGCAAACTCACTGCTTGACTTTCTTATAATTTTCTTCTCGTCTAAAGTCTCTTTCAACTTCAAATAATGTGGGAGATAGACGGCGATATGGAAGACGAAAGGGCCTGTCATCTGTAACTCTGATACGATGACAAAAGCCCTTCACTTCGCCACAGTCCAAACTGtgcctaaaaaaaaacacactcatatTTTTCGACCAGATCACCTACCAAACTTGCTGCAGATGTAGAGGTCTTCGTCATTAGGCTGCCACACGACCTGTCAGAACATACCGCACCCGCATTTTGGCTAACTAtcatgtcagtgctttgtgcaAGGTCCTCCAAAGCAATGCAAGGGTACACATCAGCCACCTTTGCATTTTTCCTCAGCACAATTTCCGCATTGGTCGGGTTGATCATCTTTACTGGAAGCCAGCCATCACCCCACAAAGATGATACAACCCTCCCAACCAAGACATTCCGATGCACACAACGTGAAGTACTTGGCTCGATGACTACTGTGCTCCCTATTGACAGTACTGATCCCGGAGGTAAACGACCCCAGACAAGGTGTTCGCTCATAGGCTGCAGTGTCACCGATGACCTCAGTCTCAGCGTACCCACCTTGTCAGGAATTGAATCacccctccatctctctgtaCATGAAAGCATACGTATAAATTGGCTATTGTCAGACTGTATAGCCGAGTCAGGTCTATTCACCACCCTCCAAAATTGGTCTGTTCGCTTCATCTGACTTATTAGAGGTTTCAAGACATTAGTTCCAAGTATGATTGGGTCCTTTTGACCACTCACAATCAGAACAGGGACACTAAAACCAACCCCGTAGACTTCAAGCTTCAGATTGATTACACCATCAGGACTAGTTTGCTTTCCACCGCAACCTACCAAAACAATATCTGAAGAGCTCAGGATATCCTCGTCCAGCACCCCAGCATCTCTCAGTTGAGGAATCACATCAGCGCTCAAAGTAGTCGCCATGGAGCCACTGTCCAACATTCCCTGAAGCTCAACTCTGTCCTGTAATAGCACACTCGCATAAAACAAACTGCTACTCTGATCAACCTGCATGCTGTTCtgaaaaattacagttttcGTTTTGCCAACACTTTCACAGAAAAAGGAATAAACAGATTCAATATCAGTCTCACCAGAGGAATTACTACACAGCCCCACCTCATCCTCTGCCCAAAGGGAGCTGTCTAGTTTCCCTGTGGCGTGACTTCATCTCACCGACCAGAGCCCACCCTGGACGTAGTTTTGTCACAGTTGTAGCTCACGTGTCCAGCTGCAAAGCACTTGAAACACACGTTATACATTCGACAATGAGCAGTCGTGCTGTGCTCACTGCTTTGACATACTCTGCATTCCCGAATCCTAGGCCCAGTTTGTTTAGACCAAGGGCCCCGCATAGACTGAGTGTTGCACACTAACACTTTTTCCAGCAAAGTCAATACTTTGCCCAATGCATTCTCATCATTCACGCCCGCACCCTGTTCAGACTTAGAAGGCAAGAGAGTCACATCAACTTCTGGCTCTGAGACAACTGTGGCAAATTGTTTGACAGCTTGATTAGACAACTTCCGTTCAAGTTGCTCTTGTACCTCTGATGCGGTCCATGACTGTACAGGTTTACTCTTGAAAACAAAAGCTAACTCTCTGTCAGGACAGTTGCGAATGAACATAACTGCTAACTCTTTGCTCCTGTTATCCAGAGCTCTGCCTTCCCATCTTAAACTTTGCTCAGCAACATCTGCTGCCTTATTTAGTCTTATCCAGTAATCCCACGCACTCTCTCTAGGATATGGTCTCACAGAATAGAAGTCAGCCAACGGGATACCTGAACTGCTCTGGTCCCTGAAGTGCTGCTTcaaaacagaaaagacagagTCAACAGTAGGAGTCGCTGCACTATTGCGCAGCCATACTTTCATTACATCTCTGGCCCCATTACTCTGTTCATTATCTCGTCAATCATTTCAGAATCAGTCACATCCAGTTTGTTCAAATATACCCTCATCATGTCTTCCCATTCCATGATTGAATATTTATCCGAACCATCTCCTCTAAAGTGTGGCGGTGCTGCCACCTCAGCTTTCAGGATCAAGTTCATTTCTGATGCATCAATGACAGTCGTATTTGTTTGatcagtcacatgaccactGACACCTACTTGAGACTTCTTAGCAGATGCATAATTTGGAAATTCAGTTCTCATCATACTTTCTCTGATTGACTGCCCAATCTCACTACCAATGTGTTTTATGAGGTTACTCATTTGACCTGACATTTCTGACTCCTGAGGAGCATACTCAAAATTACTGGCTGTAGGTACCGGACTCCCACACATTTCACTACTGTCATAGGCAGAAACGCCAACTGTTCTACCCCGGCCTGTACTACAGTACTGAGGGTCCCCAAACAGCCTTGTTTCATCAGGCGTATTCACTAGACTGCCCCGCCCTCTACTGACAGTAAATGTGTTGTCCCACCCCAAATCGCTTCGTTTAGCAGCCATTCCTCTCAGGTGTCAGATTATACTTTCAAAACCCAACaatgttgtgtaaaaaaaaaaaaaaaaatcaaattaaagaaATTTAATCCGTGTTATAACTCTTCAAAAACTTTCAAGTGCCCATAAACCTATTATAAGATTCAGTTCACTATGGTATTACAGTTCTTTGGTTGAAAACCCAGTCAAGTGATGATGAGAAATACCTACATCCAGTTTATCCAGTTAATTGATGACACTCCTCAATGATCCAGCACGGTGCTGGTCTGATCCAGCTAAGCCACAACTCACCAGTCCAACAGTCACGCCTCCAGCTCCGCTCAGCGCAGGTCAAACTCCATGTCAGCAATCCCGGCGGTCGACAACGATCAACCATTCGATGGGTCACGGGACCAGTTTTGTAGCAGTTTTTCCTCTGGGttgttattttcatgttaaCAAAAAGATTTTCCACACAAATGTGGTCATGCCAAAGGTGATTTAATTGCAgcgccttctctctctctcctttgtgcggtaaaacacaaacagacaagTACTGTTATCTGCAAACCTTTCTTTTGCCTGTTAATCACAAAATACATGTTTAAGTACACCAGGTAGtcaagcacaaaacacacaatgatGCAATGCCCATCAtattaataaagtatatatCTATAGTATgctaacaaaaaatatatatatataattatacattttatatgttatttatcaatgtgtatctatctatacaCGTTATTTAATCGAAATGTTAGCCGCTTAGCCGCTAACACATCTCTCACTCGTGACGCACACACCAGGCTGCCATTTCACGCAATATACTATTCACCCATTAACAGCATTCAAATCAACTTCATTTAACAGATTTAACTAATGGACAAATATACACATGGAATACTTTTTCACAGTTGATCTTTTAAACATGACATGAACGCCTATAAACCAATTCAACATCAGATGAACGGACCTCGTGAAATTGTACCTCTCCTCTCTAGTGACATCGCAGGAAAGAGGACGACTTCCTATTGCGCTGCGATTTGTACCTCTCACCTGCGTATGACGTCAGCCGACGTGCATACTGTGACTATTCCCTTTAATAAGAGTGCACACCcttctttcaaaataaaataccccctaacaaataattattaaaaataaaataaaataaaataaataactaaaacttATAATCTGGTGTAACAACATAACCCTGCTACACTCCCCTCTAATTATGGCAATATTATGGAGAACAACACATGCCGCAATAATGTCGCAGGCCCTCTCAGGGGTTACCCTGAGGTGACATAGGCACTGAAAACGTGCTTTCAACAGGCCTATGGTCATCTCCACCCGGCTCTCGTCCTGCAGTGTGCCACATTGAAGTGCTGCTGGGGGCCTGGTTCAGGTTCTGGGTAAGGGGTTATTAGTGCTGGTTAGCATGGGTAACCCCTATCTCCCGGCAGAAAGCCATCAATCTCTCCTGTAAGAAGGTTCACACTGCATTAGTGCTGCAGAAGTGCTCCTTAAAGTGTGTAGTGCATACGTGCATTGAAATAAGTGTATAGGGCATACATGTACTTACCACATTCCAGCCTGTTGCTCAGGGTCGACTCACGATACATTCGTGAGTCATGAACAGAGCCGGGCCACTTGGCCTCCACATTTGTGATATGTGCAGCATCACATATGATCTTGACAGCGCAAAGAATGAGACATGTGAGTTACAGTATTGTGATGTAGTCTTTGACCATTAGAAACAGTAGGTTGGTCAGTGTACCTGCACATTAATACTGTGGATAGTCCTCCTGTTGACAGAGTCAGCTTCATGTTCGGAGGGTGCAGTGATGGGAATGTGTGTGCCATCAATGCATCCGACCACATTTGGAAATCCTGAAGGGAATTCTAATTATTAGGTTACTTCCAGAGGTCGCAGCAACATGTTATTAACTGATCATCATTTTTCAGAGTAGCCTCATTTATAATGATTTCTACACCACTAACCTGCAATCCTGTGAAACTCCTCTTTGATGACTCTCAGGGGTTTGTGCCCAGGAAACACCACAGAAATCCGCAGAAAGCGT harbors:
- the LOC117599738 gene encoding putative nuclease HARBI1, encoding MLCVALRFFANGSFLYNVGDAEHISKATVCRTVRKVCLALKRFLRISVVFPGHKPLRVIKEEFHRIAGFPNVVGCIDGTHIPITAPSEHEADSVNRRTIHSINVQIICDAAHITNVEAKWPGSVHDSRMYRESTLSNRLECGEIDGFLPGDRGYPC